One window of the Tachypleus tridentatus isolate NWPU-2018 chromosome 10, ASM421037v1, whole genome shotgun sequence genome contains the following:
- the LOC143228993 gene encoding uncharacterized protein LOC143228993 isoform X4 — MTRLRRWKLVLSTSQEEPVVTILELAFSRLETSWKLVKEEIMSKCGLENCVAAVFSYIDDEMDEVLTKTGNKLQLYVKTFQDSASENNASWLQVSPPPVSQEVETEEFVFLSDRDNGTTPETASDGNQSDPVTRNEFKEEQLEARVLDTTTEPPAWFVSYMNQLQEELTTEITKQVVKRVTKSLAGVRLRPHLNCHKDSSSFSEDDVPFLDDPIHVGIICDNCNRVIQGIRFKCWNCSNYDLCQKCETLPSVHNEEHIFLKIKKPSNPIKLPQKVKKKYLCNKQQLNSQSDVDSVDPSIVPHVLGSIARGNVLSKKDKKVFKMIKKLEKYRTKEQGRNQTHCSPAAILSTPGPYVPNITPGPLKRDRSPSSAHIHCVELMDAHFLEDETIPDGTHMQPGTKFIKKWRVQNTGSKPWTSDTVLKYHWGTMGLVPDGTKVNVPLLEAGEEGTLAVQFTAPLEPGRYQSHWRLYHHGRGFGHRMWCNIEVDQPITLELKCSQEEKKNQVGQIAEVLTSVEKEWKSEPVFKPAVLSHTATPNNTPFGTHPVTPNQIPSTPLNSQPETSNEGNSSSMLSLSSSESDSEFVVVPMPSCFDLSKPFISSTLCVESYLEENTRISTSVESNSSVNLSEDEADSDTKNVSSTSAQEFKLSGKIMEEEKEEGEATLLSQAAHRWSENHDVIVTEDLGTESCSGVLQAPDDVIGNIHLSSAAVDDANKQEGLQKQNTQVDDGFPENNNRGPETSCTKKHKSDKASTLPLKPNSVNSPPEKPVQVLPEALVTGALSAAASVYNTARSVFSGRNELWERPWTPSSPRSPPQPLTPLQQLCEMGFFDQGLNQQLLEKHKGDLSAVISELVNTEDNHWFDHRHVSQSSQHSPIQGSHCTQLEFD, encoded by the exons GTTTTaacaaaaactggaaataaaCTACAGCTTTATGTAAAGACCTTCCAGGACAGTGCTAGCGAGAATAATGCATCTTGGTTACAAGTTTCACCGCCACCAGTGAGCCAGGAAGTAGAAACTGAAGAGTTTGTATTTTTGAGTGATAGAGACAATGGCACTACACCAGAAACAGCTAGTGATGGAAATCAGAGTGACCCAGTTACCAGAAat GAGTTCAAGGAAGAACAGTTAGAAGCTAGGGTACTTGATACAACTACAGAACCACCAGCTTGGTTTGTGTCGTATATGAATCaa cttCAAGAAGAGTTGACTACAGAGATCACCAAGCAAGTTGTTAAAAGAGTGACAAAGTCCCTGGCTGGAGTTAGACTGAGGCCTCATCTCAATTGCCATAAAGACTCAAGTAGCTTTAGCGAAGATGATGTCCCATTTTTAG ATGACCCAATACATGTAGGAATCATCTGTGATAACTGTAATCGGGTGATACAGGGAATAAGGTTCAAGTGTTG GAATTGTTCAAATTATGATCTATGTCAAAAATGTGAAACTCTTCCAAGTGTCCACAATGAGGaacatatttttttgaaaattaagaaaCCTAGCAATCCTATAAAGCTTCCTCAGAAGGTGAAGAAGAAATATCTTTGTAACAAACAGCAATTAAACTCTCAAAGTGATGTGGATAGTGTGGACCCAAGCATCGTGCCTCATGTTCTTGGATCTATTGCTAGAGGAAA TGTTCTCAGCAAAAAAGACAAGAAGgtttttaaaatgataaagaaGCTGGAAAAATACag AACCAAAGAGCAAGGCCGAAACCAAACACATTGTTCGCCTGCAGCCATTTTGTCTACTCCAGGGCCTTATGTACCGAATATTACTCCTGGCCCCTTGAAGCGAGACAGATCCCCATCCTCAGCTCACATTCATTGTGTTGA GTTGATGGATGCACATTTTCTTGAGGATGAAACAATACCAGATGGAACCCACATGCAACCAGGGACAAAATTCATTAAGAAATGGAGGGTTCAGAATACAGGATCTAAGCCTTGGACATCTGACACAGTG CTGAAATACCACTGGGGTACAATGGGACTGGTTCCAGATGGTACCAAGGTAAATGTACCACTACTGGAAGCAGGCGAGGAAGGAACGTTAGCTGTTCAGTTTACAGCTCCCTTAGAACCAGGACGATACCAGAGCCATTGGAGGTTATACCATCATGGTCGAGGTTTTGGTCACAGGATGTGGTGTAATATTGAAGTAGATCAGCCCATCACATTAGAGCTTAAGTGCAGTCAG GAAGAAAAGAAGAATCAAGTTGGCCAAATTGCAGAAGTTCTAACATCTGTGGAGAAAGAGTGGAAGAGTGAACCTGTCTTCAAACCTGCAGTCTTATCCCATACAGCAACACCCAATAACACACCATTTGGTACTCATCCTGTTACACCAAACCAAATCCCTTCAACACCTCTGAATAGTCAACCAGAAACATCAA ATGAAGGCAATTCATCTAGCATGTTGAGTCTTAGTAGTTCTGAATCTGATTCGGAGTTTGTGGTGGTTCCCATGCCTTCATGCTTTGATCTAAGCAAGCCATTTATATCTTCTACTTTGTGTGTTGAAAGTTATTTAG AAGAAAATACACGCATATCCACAAGTGTTGAATCTAACTCCTCTGTTAACCTATCTGAGGATGAAGCAGATTCTGACACAAAAAATGTTTCATCTACTTCTGCACAAGAATTCAAACTATCTGGTAAAATTATGGAAGAGGAGAAAGAAGAGGGAGAGGCTACTTTGTTGTCTCAGGCTGCACATCGTTGGTCTGAAAACCATGATGTAATTGTAACTGAAGATCTTGGTACAGAAAGTTGCAGTGGTGTGTTGCAAGCACCAGATGATGTCATTGGAAACATACACCTGTCTTCTGCTGCTGTTGATGATGCTAACAAACAG GAAggcttacagaaacaaaacacacaagttGATGATGGCTTtcctgaaaacaacaacagagggCCAGAAACTTCTTGTACCAAGAAACATAAATCAGATAAAGCTTCCACTCTTCCTTTGAAGCCAAATTCAGTAAATTCACCTCCAGAAAA GCCAGTTCAGGTACTTCCTGAAGCACTGGTTACTGGAGCTCTGAGTGCTGCAGCATCTGTGTATAACACTGCTCGGAGTGTCTTCTCTGGAAGGAATGAG TTGTGGGAACGGCCATGGACACCTAGTTCTCCTCGGTCACCACCCCAGCCTTTAACACCTCTGCAGCAGCTGTGTGAGATGGGTTTCTTTGACCAAGGACTGAATCAGCAGCTTCTAGAGAAGCATAAAGGAGATTTGAGTGCTGTTATCTCTGAACTGGTGAACACAGAAGATAACCACTGGTTTGATCATCGACACGTTTCTCAATCTTCCCAGCATTCTCCCATTCAGGGTTCTCACTGCACTCAACTGGAGTTTGACTAG
- the LOC143228993 gene encoding next to BRCA1 gene 1 protein-like isoform X3 — protein sequence MTRLRRWKLVLSTSQEEPVVTILELAFSRLETSWKLVKEEIMSKCGLENCVAAVFSYIDDEMDEVLIDSDIEFHEALRVLTKTGNKLQLYVKTFQDSASENNASWLQVSPPPVSQEVETEEFVFLSDRDNGTTPETASDGNQSDPVTRNFKEEQLEARVLDTTTEPPAWFVSYMNQLQEELTTEITKQVVKRVTKSLAGVRLRPHLNCHKDSSSFSEDDVPFLDDPIHVGIICDNCNRVIQGIRFKCWNCSNYDLCQKCETLPSVHNEEHIFLKIKKPSNPIKLPQKVKKKYLCNKQQLNSQSDVDSVDPSIVPHVLGSIARGNVLSKKDKKVFKMIKKLEKYRTKEQGRNQTHCSPAAILSTPGPYVPNITPGPLKRDRSPSSAHIHCVELMDAHFLEDETIPDGTHMQPGTKFIKKWRVQNTGSKPWTSDTVLKYHWGTMGLVPDGTKVNVPLLEAGEEGTLAVQFTAPLEPGRYQSHWRLYHHGRGFGHRMWCNIEVDQPITLELKCSQEEKKNQVGQIAEVLTSVEKEWKSEPVFKPAVLSHTATPNNTPFGTHPVTPNQIPSTPLNSQPETSNEGNSSSMLSLSSSESDSEFVVVPMPSCFDLSKPFISSTLCVESYLEENTRISTSVESNSSVNLSEDEADSDTKNVSSTSAQEFKLSGKIMEEEKEEGEATLLSQAAHRWSENHDVIVTEDLGTESCSGVLQAPDDVIGNIHLSSAAVDDANKQEGLQKQNTQVDDGFPENNNRGPETSCTKKHKSDKASTLPLKPNSVNSPPEKPVQVLPEALVTGALSAAASVYNTARSVFSGRNELWERPWTPSSPRSPPQPLTPLQQLCEMGFFDQGLNQQLLEKHKGDLSAVISELVNTEDNHWFDHRHVSQSSQHSPIQGSHCTQLEFD from the exons GTACTTATAGATAGTGACATTGAATTCCATGAAGCATTGAGA GTTTTaacaaaaactggaaataaaCTACAGCTTTATGTAAAGACCTTCCAGGACAGTGCTAGCGAGAATAATGCATCTTGGTTACAAGTTTCACCGCCACCAGTGAGCCAGGAAGTAGAAACTGAAGAGTTTGTATTTTTGAGTGATAGAGACAATGGCACTACACCAGAAACAGCTAGTGATGGAAATCAGAGTGACCCAGTTACCAGAAat TTCAAGGAAGAACAGTTAGAAGCTAGGGTACTTGATACAACTACAGAACCACCAGCTTGGTTTGTGTCGTATATGAATCaa cttCAAGAAGAGTTGACTACAGAGATCACCAAGCAAGTTGTTAAAAGAGTGACAAAGTCCCTGGCTGGAGTTAGACTGAGGCCTCATCTCAATTGCCATAAAGACTCAAGTAGCTTTAGCGAAGATGATGTCCCATTTTTAG ATGACCCAATACATGTAGGAATCATCTGTGATAACTGTAATCGGGTGATACAGGGAATAAGGTTCAAGTGTTG GAATTGTTCAAATTATGATCTATGTCAAAAATGTGAAACTCTTCCAAGTGTCCACAATGAGGaacatatttttttgaaaattaagaaaCCTAGCAATCCTATAAAGCTTCCTCAGAAGGTGAAGAAGAAATATCTTTGTAACAAACAGCAATTAAACTCTCAAAGTGATGTGGATAGTGTGGACCCAAGCATCGTGCCTCATGTTCTTGGATCTATTGCTAGAGGAAA TGTTCTCAGCAAAAAAGACAAGAAGgtttttaaaatgataaagaaGCTGGAAAAATACag AACCAAAGAGCAAGGCCGAAACCAAACACATTGTTCGCCTGCAGCCATTTTGTCTACTCCAGGGCCTTATGTACCGAATATTACTCCTGGCCCCTTGAAGCGAGACAGATCCCCATCCTCAGCTCACATTCATTGTGTTGA GTTGATGGATGCACATTTTCTTGAGGATGAAACAATACCAGATGGAACCCACATGCAACCAGGGACAAAATTCATTAAGAAATGGAGGGTTCAGAATACAGGATCTAAGCCTTGGACATCTGACACAGTG CTGAAATACCACTGGGGTACAATGGGACTGGTTCCAGATGGTACCAAGGTAAATGTACCACTACTGGAAGCAGGCGAGGAAGGAACGTTAGCTGTTCAGTTTACAGCTCCCTTAGAACCAGGACGATACCAGAGCCATTGGAGGTTATACCATCATGGTCGAGGTTTTGGTCACAGGATGTGGTGTAATATTGAAGTAGATCAGCCCATCACATTAGAGCTTAAGTGCAGTCAG GAAGAAAAGAAGAATCAAGTTGGCCAAATTGCAGAAGTTCTAACATCTGTGGAGAAAGAGTGGAAGAGTGAACCTGTCTTCAAACCTGCAGTCTTATCCCATACAGCAACACCCAATAACACACCATTTGGTACTCATCCTGTTACACCAAACCAAATCCCTTCAACACCTCTGAATAGTCAACCAGAAACATCAA ATGAAGGCAATTCATCTAGCATGTTGAGTCTTAGTAGTTCTGAATCTGATTCGGAGTTTGTGGTGGTTCCCATGCCTTCATGCTTTGATCTAAGCAAGCCATTTATATCTTCTACTTTGTGTGTTGAAAGTTATTTAG AAGAAAATACACGCATATCCACAAGTGTTGAATCTAACTCCTCTGTTAACCTATCTGAGGATGAAGCAGATTCTGACACAAAAAATGTTTCATCTACTTCTGCACAAGAATTCAAACTATCTGGTAAAATTATGGAAGAGGAGAAAGAAGAGGGAGAGGCTACTTTGTTGTCTCAGGCTGCACATCGTTGGTCTGAAAACCATGATGTAATTGTAACTGAAGATCTTGGTACAGAAAGTTGCAGTGGTGTGTTGCAAGCACCAGATGATGTCATTGGAAACATACACCTGTCTTCTGCTGCTGTTGATGATGCTAACAAACAG GAAggcttacagaaacaaaacacacaagttGATGATGGCTTtcctgaaaacaacaacagagggCCAGAAACTTCTTGTACCAAGAAACATAAATCAGATAAAGCTTCCACTCTTCCTTTGAAGCCAAATTCAGTAAATTCACCTCCAGAAAA GCCAGTTCAGGTACTTCCTGAAGCACTGGTTACTGGAGCTCTGAGTGCTGCAGCATCTGTGTATAACACTGCTCGGAGTGTCTTCTCTGGAAGGAATGAG TTGTGGGAACGGCCATGGACACCTAGTTCTCCTCGGTCACCACCCCAGCCTTTAACACCTCTGCAGCAGCTGTGTGAGATGGGTTTCTTTGACCAAGGACTGAATCAGCAGCTTCTAGAGAAGCATAAAGGAGATTTGAGTGCTGTTATCTCTGAACTGGTGAACACAGAAGATAACCACTGGTTTGATCATCGACACGTTTCTCAATCTTCCCAGCATTCTCCCATTCAGGGTTCTCACTGCACTCAACTGGAGTTTGACTAG
- the LOC143228993 gene encoding next to BRCA1 gene 1 protein-like isoform X1 has translation MTRLRRWKLVLSTSQEEPVVTILELAFSRLETSWKLVKEEIMSKCGLENCVAAVFSYIDDEMDEVLIDSDIEFHEALRVLTKTGNKLQLYVKTFQDSASENNASWLQVSPPPVSQEVETEEFVFLSDRDNGTTPETASDGNQSDPVTRNEFKEEQLEARVLDTTTEPPAWFVSYMNQLQEELTTEITKQVVKRVTKSLAGVRLRPHLNCHKDSSSFSEDDVPFLDDPIHVGIICDNCNRVIQGIRFKCWNCSNYDLCQKCETLPSVHNEEHIFLKIKKPSNPIKLPQKVKKKYLCNKQQLNSQSDVDSVDPSIVPHVLGSIARGNVLSKKDKKVFKMIKKLEKYRTKEQGRNQTHCSPAAILSTPGPYVPNITPGPLKRDRSPSSAHIHCVELMDAHFLEDETIPDGTHMQPGTKFIKKWRVQNTGSKPWTSDTVLKYHWGTMGLVPDGTKVNVPLLEAGEEGTLAVQFTAPLEPGRYQSHWRLYHHGRGFGHRMWCNIEVDQPITLELKCSQEEKKNQVGQIAEVLTSVEKEWKSEPVFKPAVLSHTATPNNTPFGTHPVTPNQIPSTPLNSQPETSNEGNSSSMLSLSSSESDSEFVVVPMPSCFDLSKPFISSTLCVESYLEENTRISTSVESNSSVNLSEDEADSDTKNVSSTSAQEFKLSGKIMEEEKEEGEATLLSQAAHRWSENHDVIVTEDLGTESCSGVLQAPDDVIGNIHLSSAAVDDANKQEGLQKQNTQVDDGFPENNNRGPETSCTKKHKSDKASTLPLKPNSVNSPPEKPVQVLPEALVTGALSAAASVYNTARSVFSGRNELWERPWTPSSPRSPPQPLTPLQQLCEMGFFDQGLNQQLLEKHKGDLSAVISELVNTEDNHWFDHRHVSQSSQHSPIQGSHCTQLEFD, from the exons GTACTTATAGATAGTGACATTGAATTCCATGAAGCATTGAGA GTTTTaacaaaaactggaaataaaCTACAGCTTTATGTAAAGACCTTCCAGGACAGTGCTAGCGAGAATAATGCATCTTGGTTACAAGTTTCACCGCCACCAGTGAGCCAGGAAGTAGAAACTGAAGAGTTTGTATTTTTGAGTGATAGAGACAATGGCACTACACCAGAAACAGCTAGTGATGGAAATCAGAGTGACCCAGTTACCAGAAat GAGTTCAAGGAAGAACAGTTAGAAGCTAGGGTACTTGATACAACTACAGAACCACCAGCTTGGTTTGTGTCGTATATGAATCaa cttCAAGAAGAGTTGACTACAGAGATCACCAAGCAAGTTGTTAAAAGAGTGACAAAGTCCCTGGCTGGAGTTAGACTGAGGCCTCATCTCAATTGCCATAAAGACTCAAGTAGCTTTAGCGAAGATGATGTCCCATTTTTAG ATGACCCAATACATGTAGGAATCATCTGTGATAACTGTAATCGGGTGATACAGGGAATAAGGTTCAAGTGTTG GAATTGTTCAAATTATGATCTATGTCAAAAATGTGAAACTCTTCCAAGTGTCCACAATGAGGaacatatttttttgaaaattaagaaaCCTAGCAATCCTATAAAGCTTCCTCAGAAGGTGAAGAAGAAATATCTTTGTAACAAACAGCAATTAAACTCTCAAAGTGATGTGGATAGTGTGGACCCAAGCATCGTGCCTCATGTTCTTGGATCTATTGCTAGAGGAAA TGTTCTCAGCAAAAAAGACAAGAAGgtttttaaaatgataaagaaGCTGGAAAAATACag AACCAAAGAGCAAGGCCGAAACCAAACACATTGTTCGCCTGCAGCCATTTTGTCTACTCCAGGGCCTTATGTACCGAATATTACTCCTGGCCCCTTGAAGCGAGACAGATCCCCATCCTCAGCTCACATTCATTGTGTTGA GTTGATGGATGCACATTTTCTTGAGGATGAAACAATACCAGATGGAACCCACATGCAACCAGGGACAAAATTCATTAAGAAATGGAGGGTTCAGAATACAGGATCTAAGCCTTGGACATCTGACACAGTG CTGAAATACCACTGGGGTACAATGGGACTGGTTCCAGATGGTACCAAGGTAAATGTACCACTACTGGAAGCAGGCGAGGAAGGAACGTTAGCTGTTCAGTTTACAGCTCCCTTAGAACCAGGACGATACCAGAGCCATTGGAGGTTATACCATCATGGTCGAGGTTTTGGTCACAGGATGTGGTGTAATATTGAAGTAGATCAGCCCATCACATTAGAGCTTAAGTGCAGTCAG GAAGAAAAGAAGAATCAAGTTGGCCAAATTGCAGAAGTTCTAACATCTGTGGAGAAAGAGTGGAAGAGTGAACCTGTCTTCAAACCTGCAGTCTTATCCCATACAGCAACACCCAATAACACACCATTTGGTACTCATCCTGTTACACCAAACCAAATCCCTTCAACACCTCTGAATAGTCAACCAGAAACATCAA ATGAAGGCAATTCATCTAGCATGTTGAGTCTTAGTAGTTCTGAATCTGATTCGGAGTTTGTGGTGGTTCCCATGCCTTCATGCTTTGATCTAAGCAAGCCATTTATATCTTCTACTTTGTGTGTTGAAAGTTATTTAG AAGAAAATACACGCATATCCACAAGTGTTGAATCTAACTCCTCTGTTAACCTATCTGAGGATGAAGCAGATTCTGACACAAAAAATGTTTCATCTACTTCTGCACAAGAATTCAAACTATCTGGTAAAATTATGGAAGAGGAGAAAGAAGAGGGAGAGGCTACTTTGTTGTCTCAGGCTGCACATCGTTGGTCTGAAAACCATGATGTAATTGTAACTGAAGATCTTGGTACAGAAAGTTGCAGTGGTGTGTTGCAAGCACCAGATGATGTCATTGGAAACATACACCTGTCTTCTGCTGCTGTTGATGATGCTAACAAACAG GAAggcttacagaaacaaaacacacaagttGATGATGGCTTtcctgaaaacaacaacagagggCCAGAAACTTCTTGTACCAAGAAACATAAATCAGATAAAGCTTCCACTCTTCCTTTGAAGCCAAATTCAGTAAATTCACCTCCAGAAAA GCCAGTTCAGGTACTTCCTGAAGCACTGGTTACTGGAGCTCTGAGTGCTGCAGCATCTGTGTATAACACTGCTCGGAGTGTCTTCTCTGGAAGGAATGAG TTGTGGGAACGGCCATGGACACCTAGTTCTCCTCGGTCACCACCCCAGCCTTTAACACCTCTGCAGCAGCTGTGTGAGATGGGTTTCTTTGACCAAGGACTGAATCAGCAGCTTCTAGAGAAGCATAAAGGAGATTTGAGTGCTGTTATCTCTGAACTGGTGAACACAGAAGATAACCACTGGTTTGATCATCGACACGTTTCTCAATCTTCCCAGCATTCTCCCATTCAGGGTTCTCACTGCACTCAACTGGAGTTTGACTAG
- the LOC143228993 gene encoding next to BRCA1 gene 1 protein-like isoform X2 has product MTRLRRWKLVLSTSQEEPVVTILELAFSRLETSWKLVKEEIMSKCGLENCVAAVFSYIDDEMDEVLIDSDIEFHEALRVLTKTGNKLQLYVKTFQDSASENNASWLQVSPPPVSQEVETEEFVFLSDRDNGTTPETASDGNQSDPVTRNEFKEEQLEARVLDTTTEPPAWFVSYMNQLQEELTTEITKQVVKRVTKSLAGVRLRPHLNCHKDSSSFSEDDVPFLDDPIHVGIICDNCNRVIQGIRFKCWNCSNYDLCQKCETLPSVHNEEHIFLKIKKPSNPIKLPQKVKKKYLCNKQQLNSQSDVDSVDPSIVPHVLGSIARGNVLSKKDKKVFKMIKKLEKYRTKEQGRNQTHCSPAAILSTPGPYVPNITPGPLKRDRSPSSAHIHCVELMDAHFLEDETIPDGTHMQPGTKFIKKWRVQNTGSKPWTSDTVLKYHWGTMGLVPDGTKVNVPLLEAGEEGTLAVQFTAPLEPGRYQSHWRLYHHGRGFGHRMWCNIEVDQPITLELKCSQEEKKNQVGQIAEVLTSVEKEWKSEPVFKPAVLSHTATPNNTPFGTHPVTPNQIPSTPLNSQPETSNEGNSSSMLSLSSSESDSEFVVVPMPSCFDLSKPFISSTLCVESYLENTRISTSVESNSSVNLSEDEADSDTKNVSSTSAQEFKLSGKIMEEEKEEGEATLLSQAAHRWSENHDVIVTEDLGTESCSGVLQAPDDVIGNIHLSSAAVDDANKQEGLQKQNTQVDDGFPENNNRGPETSCTKKHKSDKASTLPLKPNSVNSPPEKPVQVLPEALVTGALSAAASVYNTARSVFSGRNELWERPWTPSSPRSPPQPLTPLQQLCEMGFFDQGLNQQLLEKHKGDLSAVISELVNTEDNHWFDHRHVSQSSQHSPIQGSHCTQLEFD; this is encoded by the exons GTACTTATAGATAGTGACATTGAATTCCATGAAGCATTGAGA GTTTTaacaaaaactggaaataaaCTACAGCTTTATGTAAAGACCTTCCAGGACAGTGCTAGCGAGAATAATGCATCTTGGTTACAAGTTTCACCGCCACCAGTGAGCCAGGAAGTAGAAACTGAAGAGTTTGTATTTTTGAGTGATAGAGACAATGGCACTACACCAGAAACAGCTAGTGATGGAAATCAGAGTGACCCAGTTACCAGAAat GAGTTCAAGGAAGAACAGTTAGAAGCTAGGGTACTTGATACAACTACAGAACCACCAGCTTGGTTTGTGTCGTATATGAATCaa cttCAAGAAGAGTTGACTACAGAGATCACCAAGCAAGTTGTTAAAAGAGTGACAAAGTCCCTGGCTGGAGTTAGACTGAGGCCTCATCTCAATTGCCATAAAGACTCAAGTAGCTTTAGCGAAGATGATGTCCCATTTTTAG ATGACCCAATACATGTAGGAATCATCTGTGATAACTGTAATCGGGTGATACAGGGAATAAGGTTCAAGTGTTG GAATTGTTCAAATTATGATCTATGTCAAAAATGTGAAACTCTTCCAAGTGTCCACAATGAGGaacatatttttttgaaaattaagaaaCCTAGCAATCCTATAAAGCTTCCTCAGAAGGTGAAGAAGAAATATCTTTGTAACAAACAGCAATTAAACTCTCAAAGTGATGTGGATAGTGTGGACCCAAGCATCGTGCCTCATGTTCTTGGATCTATTGCTAGAGGAAA TGTTCTCAGCAAAAAAGACAAGAAGgtttttaaaatgataaagaaGCTGGAAAAATACag AACCAAAGAGCAAGGCCGAAACCAAACACATTGTTCGCCTGCAGCCATTTTGTCTACTCCAGGGCCTTATGTACCGAATATTACTCCTGGCCCCTTGAAGCGAGACAGATCCCCATCCTCAGCTCACATTCATTGTGTTGA GTTGATGGATGCACATTTTCTTGAGGATGAAACAATACCAGATGGAACCCACATGCAACCAGGGACAAAATTCATTAAGAAATGGAGGGTTCAGAATACAGGATCTAAGCCTTGGACATCTGACACAGTG CTGAAATACCACTGGGGTACAATGGGACTGGTTCCAGATGGTACCAAGGTAAATGTACCACTACTGGAAGCAGGCGAGGAAGGAACGTTAGCTGTTCAGTTTACAGCTCCCTTAGAACCAGGACGATACCAGAGCCATTGGAGGTTATACCATCATGGTCGAGGTTTTGGTCACAGGATGTGGTGTAATATTGAAGTAGATCAGCCCATCACATTAGAGCTTAAGTGCAGTCAG GAAGAAAAGAAGAATCAAGTTGGCCAAATTGCAGAAGTTCTAACATCTGTGGAGAAAGAGTGGAAGAGTGAACCTGTCTTCAAACCTGCAGTCTTATCCCATACAGCAACACCCAATAACACACCATTTGGTACTCATCCTGTTACACCAAACCAAATCCCTTCAACACCTCTGAATAGTCAACCAGAAACATCAA ATGAAGGCAATTCATCTAGCATGTTGAGTCTTAGTAGTTCTGAATCTGATTCGGAGTTTGTGGTGGTTCCCATGCCTTCATGCTTTGATCTAAGCAAGCCATTTATATCTTCTACTTTGTGTGTTGAAAGTTATTTAG AAAATACACGCATATCCACAAGTGTTGAATCTAACTCCTCTGTTAACCTATCTGAGGATGAAGCAGATTCTGACACAAAAAATGTTTCATCTACTTCTGCACAAGAATTCAAACTATCTGGTAAAATTATGGAAGAGGAGAAAGAAGAGGGAGAGGCTACTTTGTTGTCTCAGGCTGCACATCGTTGGTCTGAAAACCATGATGTAATTGTAACTGAAGATCTTGGTACAGAAAGTTGCAGTGGTGTGTTGCAAGCACCAGATGATGTCATTGGAAACATACACCTGTCTTCTGCTGCTGTTGATGATGCTAACAAACAG GAAggcttacagaaacaaaacacacaagttGATGATGGCTTtcctgaaaacaacaacagagggCCAGAAACTTCTTGTACCAAGAAACATAAATCAGATAAAGCTTCCACTCTTCCTTTGAAGCCAAATTCAGTAAATTCACCTCCAGAAAA GCCAGTTCAGGTACTTCCTGAAGCACTGGTTACTGGAGCTCTGAGTGCTGCAGCATCTGTGTATAACACTGCTCGGAGTGTCTTCTCTGGAAGGAATGAG TTGTGGGAACGGCCATGGACACCTAGTTCTCCTCGGTCACCACCCCAGCCTTTAACACCTCTGCAGCAGCTGTGTGAGATGGGTTTCTTTGACCAAGGACTGAATCAGCAGCTTCTAGAGAAGCATAAAGGAGATTTGAGTGCTGTTATCTCTGAACTGGTGAACACAGAAGATAACCACTGGTTTGATCATCGACACGTTTCTCAATCTTCCCAGCATTCTCCCATTCAGGGTTCTCACTGCACTCAACTGGAGTTTGACTAG